The Diachasmimorpha longicaudata isolate KC_UGA_2023 chromosome 14, iyDiaLong2, whole genome shotgun sequence genome includes a region encoding these proteins:
- the LOC135169298 gene encoding serine/threonine-protein kinase mig-15 isoform X10, whose product MAHNLAPSVNCSLDDIDLNALKDPAGIFELIEVVGNGTYGQVYKGRHTKTGQLAAIKVMDVTEDEEEEIKLEINVLKRYSNHRNIATYYGAFVKKSPPGKDDQLWLVMEYCGAGSVTDLVKSTKGQSLKEEWIAYISREILRGLSYLHSNKVIHRDIKGQNVLLTDNAEVKLVDFGVSAQLDRTIGRRNTFIGTPYWMAPEVIACDENPDATYDNRSDLWSLGITALEMAESQPPLCDLHPMRALFLIPRNTPPRLKSKKWAKKFQGFIETVLVKDYHQRPYTEQLLKHPFIRDQPTERQVRIQLKDHIDRCKKRKQEKGKERDDYRYSGSENEDDEPALAGEPSSIVQAPGGDTLRRNFQQIQEGRTLTQDIPQIPHSGKDKQGGRGHREIPEPGPPSRPAIPHRLIEPQPPSRPLPPTPRDDPRQQHKVSTPPSNHHSAANSSGVGSGGSGGPPPQRNSHVFKPMLPPRRPEDLDMLAAQLNELGVSQGPEAPPRPNRQHKSPAPVQPSNVATSHSAQPASNEQNNKQMPQSSSILDQALSVESDSDDDFEDATGNNARNDGTLLASDPPKPLPEFSPFRPSSDSSSSSSHNAQNHHEGGAPNRPLPPTPDEEESGDRTLVMKRNRDGERGRSGGSDFQRSDSSPGSRPSSVLPDLLTSSPGQRQDKSTSEEYRQAVKTPAPLALQQKQRSFLTFGFGAGPARRESHVNVNVTPTSHDLASDTPEIRKYKKRFNSEILCAALWGVNLLIGTENGLMLLDRSGQGKVYQLISRRRFQQMEVLEGQNILVTISGKKNRVRVYYLSWLKSKILRTDGHSDQQVERRNGWINVGDLQGAVHFKIVKYERIKFLVIALKDSIEIYAWAPKPYHKFMAFKSFGELAHRPLLVDLTVEEGSRLKVIYGSADGFHAVDLDSATVYDIYLPKHTQGPICPHCIVALPNSNGMQLLLCYDNEGVYVNTYGRVSKTMVLQWGEMPTSVAYIGTGQIMGWGNKAIEIRSVESGHLDGVFMHKKAQRLKFLCERNDKVFFSSAKGGSSCQIYFMTLNKPGMANW is encoded by the exons GGTCGACACACCAAGACCGGCCAGCTGGCAGCCATTAAAGTTATGGACGTCACGGAG GATGAAGAGGAGGAGATTAAGCTAGAAATAAATGTTCTTAAAAGG tattCAAACCACAGGAACATTGCCACATATTATGGGGCATTTGTTAAGAAATCCCCGCCAGGTAAAGATGATCAATTGTGGCTAGTGATGGAGTATTGTGGTGCTGGCTCTGTCACGGATCTCGTTAAATCAACTAAGGGACAGAGCCTGAAGGAGGAGTGGATCGCTTATATCTCGAGGGAGATACTGAGAGGACTCAGTTATCTCCACAGTAATAAAGTTATTCACAGGGATATCAAGGGCCAGAACGTACTCTTGACTGACAATGCTGAAGTTAAACTCG TTGATTTCGGCGTCTCTGCACAATTGGACCGCACAATCGGACGTAGAAATACATTTATTGGTACCCCATACTGGATGGCCCCTGAAGTCATAGCTTGCGATGAAAATCCAGATGCCACGTACGACAACAGAAGTGATCTTTGGTCACTTGGGATTACTGCACTCGAAATGGCAGAGTCACAGCCTCCCCTCTGTGATCTACATCCCATGAGA GCACTCTTCCTAATTCCGCGCAATACACCACCAAGGCTGAAGTcgaagaaatgggcgaaaaaatttcagggtTTCATTGAGACAGTCCTGGTGAAGGATTATCATCAGCGACCTTATACGGAACAACTACTGAAGCATCCATTCATCCGGGACCAACCAACCGAGCGTCAAGTTAGGATACAGCTCAAAGACCATATCGATCGTTGCAAGAAACGTAAACAGGAGAAAGGTAAGG AGCGAGATGACTACAGATATAGTGGCAGTGAAAATGAAGATGACGAACCAGCCCTGGCTGGTGAGCCCTCGTCAATCGTTCAGGCACCTGGCGGGGACACACTGCGTCGCAATTTCCAGCAGATACAAGAGGGGAGAACATTAACGCAGGATATTCCTCAGATTCCACACTCTGGTAAAGATAAACAGGGTGGTAGGGGACATCGTGAAATACCAGAGCCAGGTCCACCATCGAGGCCAGCTATTCCTCACAGGCTTATTG AACCACAGCCACCATCACGTCCACTGCCCCCAACGCCTAGAGATGATCCAAGACAACAGCACAAGGTCTCAACTCCACCTTCGAATCATCATTCAGCGGCGAATTCCAGTGGCGTTGGTAGCGGTGGCTCCGGTGGACCGCCACCACAAAGAAATAGCCATGTATTCAAACCTATG CTGCCACCGAGGAGGCCAGAG GACTTGGACATGCTGGCTGCTCAACTCAACGAGCTTGGTGTGTCACAGGGCCCTGAAGCCCCGCCTAGGCCCAACAGGCAACACAAGAGCCCAGCCCCGGTACAACCGTCAAATGTCGCCACGAGCCACTCGGCCCAACCAGCCAGTAATGAACAGAACAACAAACAGATGCCACAATCTTCCAGTATTCTTGATCAA gcacTATCAGTCGAGAGCGacagtgatgatgattttgagGATGCAACTGGAAATAACGCGAGAAATGATGGAACATTACTTGCTAGTGATCCGCCAAAGCCACT ACCTGAATTTTCTCCTTTCAGGCCATCTTCGGATTCGTCCTCTTCGTCATCTCACAATGCACAAAATCACCATGAAG GCGGAGCCCCCAATCGGCCATTACCCCCAACTCCAGATGAAGAGGAATCGGGTGATCGAACACTAGTCATGAAACGA AATCGCGATGGTGAACGTGGAAGAAGTGGAGGCAGCGATTTCCAGAGATCAGATTCGTCCCCTGGGTCTCGGCCTAGCTCAGTGCTACCAGACCTTTTGACCTCATCACCGGGTCAACGCCAGGACAAGTCAACCAGTGAAGAG TATCGACAAGCTGTTAAAACACCTGCACCTCTTGCACTCCAACAGAAACAGAGATCATTTCTAACGTTTGGATTTGGCGCTGGACCAGCTAGAAGAGAATCCCACGTTAATGTCAATGTAACACCTACGAGTCATGATTTAGCATCGGATACACCGGAAATAAGGAAATATAAGAAGAGATTTAATAGTGAAATACTTTGCGCTGCTTTATGGG GTGTGAATCTACTAATTGGCACTGAGAACGGCTTAATGCTGCTGGACAGAAGTGGCCAAGGCAAAGTCTATCAATTAATCAGCAGAAGGAGATTCCAACAGATGGAGGTCCTAGAGGGGCAAAACATTCTTGTTACAATCAGTGGTAAAAAGAATCGTGTCAGAGTGTACTACTTGTCGTGGCTCAAGAGCAAAATCCTTCGCACTGATGGCCACAGCGAC cAACAAGTAGAGAGACGCAATGGGTGGATAAACGTCGGCGATCTTCAGGGCGCAGTGCATTTCAAAATAGTTAAATacgagagaataaaatttctggtTATTGCTCTGAAGGATTCCATTGAGATATACGCATGGGCACCAAAACCCTATCACAAATTCATGGCCTTCAAGTCGTTCGGTGAATTGGCTCACAGGCCGTTACTGGTTGACTTGACTGTTGAAGAGGGATCACGTTTGAAAGTCATTTATGGAAGTGCCGATGGATTTCACGCTGTCGACTTGGATTCTGCGACTGTTTATGACATTTATCTTCCCAAACAC ACTCAGGGGCCCATTTGTCCTCACTGTATAGTTGCTTTGCCAAATAGCAACGGCATGCAATTACTTCTTTGTTACGACAATGAAGGGGTTTATGTCAATACCTATGGGAGGGTGTCTAAGACAATGGTACTTCAGTGGGGTGAAATGCCCACTAGTGTTGCGTATATTGGCACTGGACAAATCATGGGCTGGGGTAATAAGGCTATTGAAATAAGGAGTGTCGAGAGTGGCCATCTTGATGGTGTCTTCATGCATAAAAAGGCTCAACGGCTCAAGTTCCTCTGTGAACGTAATGATAAG GTATTTTTCTCATCGGCAAAGGGTGGTTCATCCtgtcaaatttatttcatgacCCTGAACAAACCTGGCATGGCTAACTGGTGA
- the LOC135169298 gene encoding serine/threonine-protein kinase mig-15 isoform X11 produces the protein MAHNLAPSVNCSLDDIDLNALKDPAGIFELIEVVGNGTYGQVYKGRHTKTGQLAAIKVMDVTEDEEEEIKLEINVLKRYSNHRNIATYYGAFVKKSPPGKDDQLWLVMEYCGAGSVTDLVKSTKGQSLKEEWIAYISREILRGLSYLHSNKVIHRDIKGQNVLLTDNAEVKLVDFGVSAQLDRTIGRRNTFIGTPYWMAPEVIACDENPDATYDNRSDLWSLGITALEMAESQPPLCDLHPMRALFLIPRNTPPRLKSKKWAKKFQGFIETVLVKDYHQRPYTEQLLKHPFIRDQPTERQVRIQLKDHIDRCKKRKQEKERDDYRYSGSENEDDEPALAGEPSSIVQAPGGDTLRRNFQQIQEGRTLTQDIPQIPHSGKDKQGGRGHREIPEPGPPSRPAIPHRLIEPQPPSRPLPPTPRDDPRQQHKVSTPPSNHHSAANSSGVGSGGSGGPPPQRNSHVFKPMLPPRRPEDLDMLAAQLNELGVSQGPEAPPRPNRQHKSPAPVQPSNVATSHSAQPASNEQNNKQMPQSSSILDQALSVESDSDDDFEDATGNNARNDGTLLASDPPKPLPEFSPFRPSSDSSSSSSHNAQNHHEGGAPNRPLPPTPDEEESGDRTLVMKRKISKNDEKSSSNRRSEIEEQLLLKEWDFTRFFQGFNERLDKMKQEVTSGKDESTKSTEKTLKRYDLSSRRKTEQIGQQSGQRVVQKSSGGQSSGQLKSIHRRQESDSKLGNSSAFARAFRRENSDFFPSTRHSAYLQKSEPRSSIFASGNRRGSEISVAGISGKKGSGLSTGEPVLTDFSFGRDPPQRPRREKTESEIVFGNRQQEYLRERDARLLRNDDNRRRSFKPLDTPSDDGTIKSTASTTASEYSPVITQNRDGERGRSGGSDFQRSDSSPGSRPSSVLPDLLTSSPGQRQDKSTSEEKQRSFLTFGFGAGPARRESHVNVNVTPTSHDLASDTPEIRKYKKRFNSEILCAALWGVNLLIGTENGLMLLDRSGQGKVYQLISRRRFQQMEVLEGQNILVTISGKKNRVRVYYLSWLKSKILRTDGHSDQQVERRNGWINVGDLQGAVHFKIVKYERIKFLVIALKDSIEIYAWAPKPYHKFMAFKSFGELAHRPLLVDLTVEEGSRLKVIYGSADGFHAVDLDSATVYDIYLPKHTQGPICPHCIVALPNSNGMQLLLCYDNEGVYVNTYGRVSKTMVLQWGEMPTSVAYIGTGQIMGWGNKAIEIRSVESGHLDGVFMHKKAQRLKFLCERNDKVFFSSAKGGSSCQIYFMTLNKPGMANW, from the exons GGTCGACACACCAAGACCGGCCAGCTGGCAGCCATTAAAGTTATGGACGTCACGGAG GATGAAGAGGAGGAGATTAAGCTAGAAATAAATGTTCTTAAAAGG tattCAAACCACAGGAACATTGCCACATATTATGGGGCATTTGTTAAGAAATCCCCGCCAGGTAAAGATGATCAATTGTGGCTAGTGATGGAGTATTGTGGTGCTGGCTCTGTCACGGATCTCGTTAAATCAACTAAGGGACAGAGCCTGAAGGAGGAGTGGATCGCTTATATCTCGAGGGAGATACTGAGAGGACTCAGTTATCTCCACAGTAATAAAGTTATTCACAGGGATATCAAGGGCCAGAACGTACTCTTGACTGACAATGCTGAAGTTAAACTCG TTGATTTCGGCGTCTCTGCACAATTGGACCGCACAATCGGACGTAGAAATACATTTATTGGTACCCCATACTGGATGGCCCCTGAAGTCATAGCTTGCGATGAAAATCCAGATGCCACGTACGACAACAGAAGTGATCTTTGGTCACTTGGGATTACTGCACTCGAAATGGCAGAGTCACAGCCTCCCCTCTGTGATCTACATCCCATGAGA GCACTCTTCCTAATTCCGCGCAATACACCACCAAGGCTGAAGTcgaagaaatgggcgaaaaaatttcagggtTTCATTGAGACAGTCCTGGTGAAGGATTATCATCAGCGACCTTATACGGAACAACTACTGAAGCATCCATTCATCCGGGACCAACCAACCGAGCGTCAAGTTAGGATACAGCTCAAAGACCATATCGATCGTTGCAAGAAACGTAAACAGGAGAAAG AGCGAGATGACTACAGATATAGTGGCAGTGAAAATGAAGATGACGAACCAGCCCTGGCTGGTGAGCCCTCGTCAATCGTTCAGGCACCTGGCGGGGACACACTGCGTCGCAATTTCCAGCAGATACAAGAGGGGAGAACATTAACGCAGGATATTCCTCAGATTCCACACTCTGGTAAAGATAAACAGGGTGGTAGGGGACATCGTGAAATACCAGAGCCAGGTCCACCATCGAGGCCAGCTATTCCTCACAGGCTTATTG AACCACAGCCACCATCACGTCCACTGCCCCCAACGCCTAGAGATGATCCAAGACAACAGCACAAGGTCTCAACTCCACCTTCGAATCATCATTCAGCGGCGAATTCCAGTGGCGTTGGTAGCGGTGGCTCCGGTGGACCGCCACCACAAAGAAATAGCCATGTATTCAAACCTATG CTGCCACCGAGGAGGCCAGAG GACTTGGACATGCTGGCTGCTCAACTCAACGAGCTTGGTGTGTCACAGGGCCCTGAAGCCCCGCCTAGGCCCAACAGGCAACACAAGAGCCCAGCCCCGGTACAACCGTCAAATGTCGCCACGAGCCACTCGGCCCAACCAGCCAGTAATGAACAGAACAACAAACAGATGCCACAATCTTCCAGTATTCTTGATCAA gcacTATCAGTCGAGAGCGacagtgatgatgattttgagGATGCAACTGGAAATAACGCGAGAAATGATGGAACATTACTTGCTAGTGATCCGCCAAAGCCACT ACCTGAATTTTCTCCTTTCAGGCCATCTTCGGATTCGTCCTCTTCGTCATCTCACAATGCACAAAATCACCATGAAG GCGGAGCCCCCAATCGGCCATTACCCCCAACTCCAGATGAAGAGGAATCGGGTGATCGAACACTAGTCATGAAACGA AAAATTagcaaaaatgatgaaaaatcaagttcGAACCGTCGCTCCGAGATAGAGGAGCAATTGTTGCTCAAGGAGTGGGATTTTACGCGGTTCTTCCAAGGGTTTAACGAAAGGTTGGATAAAATGAAACAGGAGGTGACCAGTGGTAAGGACGAGAGTACAAAGTCAACGGAAAAAACGCTGAAGAGATATGATCTGTCATCGAGAAGAAAAACGGAGCAAATTGGCCAACAGAGTGGCCAGAGAGTAGTACAAAAATCATCAGGTGGACAATCATCAGGGCAATTGAAGTCAATCCATCGTAGACAAGAGTCTGATTCAAAATTGGGAAATTCTAGTGCATTTGCACGTGCATTCAGACGTGAAAAttcggatttttttccctcaacgaGGCACTCGGcttatttacaaaaatccgAGCCTAGATCATCGATATTTGCTAGTGGCAATAGACGTGGTAGTGAGATATCAGTTGCTGGTATAAGTGGTAAAAAAGGCAGTGGTTTGTCAACTGGTGAGCCTGTACTCACTGACTTTTCCTTTGGCCGTGATCCACCACAGAGaccgaggagagaaaaaacagAGAGTGAAATTGTATTTGGTAATAGACAGCAGGAATATTTGAGGGAACGTGATGCTAGATTACTCAGGAATGATGATAACAGGAGGAGAAGTTTTAAACCATTGGATACACCCTCGGATGATGGAACAATAAAGTCAACAGCTAGTACAACAGCTAGTGAATACAGTCCAGTTATAACTCAG AATCGCGATGGTGAACGTGGAAGAAGTGGAGGCAGCGATTTCCAGAGATCAGATTCGTCCCCTGGGTCTCGGCCTAGCTCAGTGCTACCAGACCTTTTGACCTCATCACCGGGTCAACGCCAGGACAAGTCAACCAGTGAAGAG AAACAGAGATCATTTCTAACGTTTGGATTTGGCGCTGGACCAGCTAGAAGAGAATCCCACGTTAATGTCAATGTAACACCTACGAGTCATGATTTAGCATCGGATACACCGGAAATAAGGAAATATAAGAAGAGATTTAATAGTGAAATACTTTGCGCTGCTTTATGGG GTGTGAATCTACTAATTGGCACTGAGAACGGCTTAATGCTGCTGGACAGAAGTGGCCAAGGCAAAGTCTATCAATTAATCAGCAGAAGGAGATTCCAACAGATGGAGGTCCTAGAGGGGCAAAACATTCTTGTTACAATCAGTGGTAAAAAGAATCGTGTCAGAGTGTACTACTTGTCGTGGCTCAAGAGCAAAATCCTTCGCACTGATGGCCACAGCGAC cAACAAGTAGAGAGACGCAATGGGTGGATAAACGTCGGCGATCTTCAGGGCGCAGTGCATTTCAAAATAGTTAAATacgagagaataaaatttctggtTATTGCTCTGAAGGATTCCATTGAGATATACGCATGGGCACCAAAACCCTATCACAAATTCATGGCCTTCAAGTCGTTCGGTGAATTGGCTCACAGGCCGTTACTGGTTGACTTGACTGTTGAAGAGGGATCACGTTTGAAAGTCATTTATGGAAGTGCCGATGGATTTCACGCTGTCGACTTGGATTCTGCGACTGTTTATGACATTTATCTTCCCAAACAC ACTCAGGGGCCCATTTGTCCTCACTGTATAGTTGCTTTGCCAAATAGCAACGGCATGCAATTACTTCTTTGTTACGACAATGAAGGGGTTTATGTCAATACCTATGGGAGGGTGTCTAAGACAATGGTACTTCAGTGGGGTGAAATGCCCACTAGTGTTGCGTATATTGGCACTGGACAAATCATGGGCTGGGGTAATAAGGCTATTGAAATAAGGAGTGTCGAGAGTGGCCATCTTGATGGTGTCTTCATGCATAAAAAGGCTCAACGGCTCAAGTTCCTCTGTGAACGTAATGATAAG GTATTTTTCTCATCGGCAAAGGGTGGTTCATCCtgtcaaatttatttcatgacCCTGAACAAACCTGGCATGGCTAACTGGTGA
- the LOC135169298 gene encoding serine/threonine-protein kinase mig-15 isoform X5 — protein sequence MAHNLAPSVNCSLDDIDLNALKDPAGIFELIEVVGNGTYGQVYKGRHTKTGQLAAIKVMDVTEDEEEEIKLEINVLKRYSNHRNIATYYGAFVKKSPPGKDDQLWLVMEYCGAGSVTDLVKSTKGQSLKEEWIAYISREILRGLSYLHSNKVIHRDIKGQNVLLTDNAEVKLVDFGVSAQLDRTIGRRNTFIGTPYWMAPEVIACDENPDATYDNRSDLWSLGITALEMAESQPPLCDLHPMRALFLIPRNTPPRLKSKKWAKKFQGFIETVLVKDYHQRPYTEQLLKHPFIRDQPTERQVRIQLKDHIDRCKKRKQEKGKERDDYRYSGSENEDDEPALAGEPSSIVQAPGGDTLRRNFQQIQEGRTLTQDIPQIPHSGKDKQGGRGHREIPEPGPPSRPAIPHRLIEPQPPSRPLPPTPRDDPRQQHKVSTPPSNHHSAANSSGVGSGGSGGPPPQRNSHVFKPMLPPRRPEDLDMLAAQLNELGVSQGPEAPPRPNRQHKSPAPVQPSNVATSHSAQPASNEQNNKQMPQSSSILDQALSVESDSDDDFEDATGNNARNDGTLLASDPPKPLPEFSPFRPSSDSSSSSSHNAQNHHEGGAPNRPLPPTPDEEESGDRTLVMKRKISKNDEKSSSNRRSEIEEQLLLKEWDFTRFFQGFNERLDKMKQEVTSGKDESTKSTEKTLKRYDLSSRRKTEQIGQQSGQRVVQKSSGGQSSGQLKSIHRRQESDSKLGNSSAFARAFRRENSDFFPSTRHSAYLQKSEPRSSIFASGNRRGSEISVAGISGKKGSGLSTGEPVLTDFSFGRDPPQRPRREKTESEIVFGNRQQEYLRERDARLLRNDDNRRRSFKPLDTPSDDGTIKSTASTTASEYSPVITQNRDGERGRSGGSDFQRSDSSPGSRPSSVLPDLLTSSPGQRQDKSTSEEKQRSFLTFGFGAGPARRESHVNVNVTPTSHDLASDTPEIRKYKKRFNSEILCAALWGVNLLIGTENGLMLLDRSGQGKVYQLISRRRFQQMEVLEGQNILVTISGKKNRVRVYYLSWLKSKILRTDGHSDQQVERRNGWINVGDLQGAVHFKIVKYERIKFLVIALKDSIEIYAWAPKPYHKFMAFKSFGELAHRPLLVDLTVEEGSRLKVIYGSADGFHAVDLDSATVYDIYLPKHTQGPICPHCIVALPNSNGMQLLLCYDNEGVYVNTYGRVSKTMVLQWGEMPTSVAYIGTGQIMGWGNKAIEIRSVESGHLDGVFMHKKAQRLKFLCERNDKVFFSSAKGGSSCQIYFMTLNKPGMANW from the exons GGTCGACACACCAAGACCGGCCAGCTGGCAGCCATTAAAGTTATGGACGTCACGGAG GATGAAGAGGAGGAGATTAAGCTAGAAATAAATGTTCTTAAAAGG tattCAAACCACAGGAACATTGCCACATATTATGGGGCATTTGTTAAGAAATCCCCGCCAGGTAAAGATGATCAATTGTGGCTAGTGATGGAGTATTGTGGTGCTGGCTCTGTCACGGATCTCGTTAAATCAACTAAGGGACAGAGCCTGAAGGAGGAGTGGATCGCTTATATCTCGAGGGAGATACTGAGAGGACTCAGTTATCTCCACAGTAATAAAGTTATTCACAGGGATATCAAGGGCCAGAACGTACTCTTGACTGACAATGCTGAAGTTAAACTCG TTGATTTCGGCGTCTCTGCACAATTGGACCGCACAATCGGACGTAGAAATACATTTATTGGTACCCCATACTGGATGGCCCCTGAAGTCATAGCTTGCGATGAAAATCCAGATGCCACGTACGACAACAGAAGTGATCTTTGGTCACTTGGGATTACTGCACTCGAAATGGCAGAGTCACAGCCTCCCCTCTGTGATCTACATCCCATGAGA GCACTCTTCCTAATTCCGCGCAATACACCACCAAGGCTGAAGTcgaagaaatgggcgaaaaaatttcagggtTTCATTGAGACAGTCCTGGTGAAGGATTATCATCAGCGACCTTATACGGAACAACTACTGAAGCATCCATTCATCCGGGACCAACCAACCGAGCGTCAAGTTAGGATACAGCTCAAAGACCATATCGATCGTTGCAAGAAACGTAAACAGGAGAAAGGTAAGG AGCGAGATGACTACAGATATAGTGGCAGTGAAAATGAAGATGACGAACCAGCCCTGGCTGGTGAGCCCTCGTCAATCGTTCAGGCACCTGGCGGGGACACACTGCGTCGCAATTTCCAGCAGATACAAGAGGGGAGAACATTAACGCAGGATATTCCTCAGATTCCACACTCTGGTAAAGATAAACAGGGTGGTAGGGGACATCGTGAAATACCAGAGCCAGGTCCACCATCGAGGCCAGCTATTCCTCACAGGCTTATTG AACCACAGCCACCATCACGTCCACTGCCCCCAACGCCTAGAGATGATCCAAGACAACAGCACAAGGTCTCAACTCCACCTTCGAATCATCATTCAGCGGCGAATTCCAGTGGCGTTGGTAGCGGTGGCTCCGGTGGACCGCCACCACAAAGAAATAGCCATGTATTCAAACCTATG CTGCCACCGAGGAGGCCAGAG GACTTGGACATGCTGGCTGCTCAACTCAACGAGCTTGGTGTGTCACAGGGCCCTGAAGCCCCGCCTAGGCCCAACAGGCAACACAAGAGCCCAGCCCCGGTACAACCGTCAAATGTCGCCACGAGCCACTCGGCCCAACCAGCCAGTAATGAACAGAACAACAAACAGATGCCACAATCTTCCAGTATTCTTGATCAA gcacTATCAGTCGAGAGCGacagtgatgatgattttgagGATGCAACTGGAAATAACGCGAGAAATGATGGAACATTACTTGCTAGTGATCCGCCAAAGCCACT ACCTGAATTTTCTCCTTTCAGGCCATCTTCGGATTCGTCCTCTTCGTCATCTCACAATGCACAAAATCACCATGAAG GCGGAGCCCCCAATCGGCCATTACCCCCAACTCCAGATGAAGAGGAATCGGGTGATCGAACACTAGTCATGAAACGA AAAATTagcaaaaatgatgaaaaatcaagttcGAACCGTCGCTCCGAGATAGAGGAGCAATTGTTGCTCAAGGAGTGGGATTTTACGCGGTTCTTCCAAGGGTTTAACGAAAGGTTGGATAAAATGAAACAGGAGGTGACCAGTGGTAAGGACGAGAGTACAAAGTCAACGGAAAAAACGCTGAAGAGATATGATCTGTCATCGAGAAGAAAAACGGAGCAAATTGGCCAACAGAGTGGCCAGAGAGTAGTACAAAAATCATCAGGTGGACAATCATCAGGGCAATTGAAGTCAATCCATCGTAGACAAGAGTCTGATTCAAAATTGGGAAATTCTAGTGCATTTGCACGTGCATTCAGACGTGAAAAttcggatttttttccctcaacgaGGCACTCGGcttatttacaaaaatccgAGCCTAGATCATCGATATTTGCTAGTGGCAATAGACGTGGTAGTGAGATATCAGTTGCTGGTATAAGTGGTAAAAAAGGCAGTGGTTTGTCAACTGGTGAGCCTGTACTCACTGACTTTTCCTTTGGCCGTGATCCACCACAGAGaccgaggagagaaaaaacagAGAGTGAAATTGTATTTGGTAATAGACAGCAGGAATATTTGAGGGAACGTGATGCTAGATTACTCAGGAATGATGATAACAGGAGGAGAAGTTTTAAACCATTGGATACACCCTCGGATGATGGAACAATAAAGTCAACAGCTAGTACAACAGCTAGTGAATACAGTCCAGTTATAACTCAG AATCGCGATGGTGAACGTGGAAGAAGTGGAGGCAGCGATTTCCAGAGATCAGATTCGTCCCCTGGGTCTCGGCCTAGCTCAGTGCTACCAGACCTTTTGACCTCATCACCGGGTCAACGCCAGGACAAGTCAACCAGTGAAGAG AAACAGAGATCATTTCTAACGTTTGGATTTGGCGCTGGACCAGCTAGAAGAGAATCCCACGTTAATGTCAATGTAACACCTACGAGTCATGATTTAGCATCGGATACACCGGAAATAAGGAAATATAAGAAGAGATTTAATAGTGAAATACTTTGCGCTGCTTTATGGG GTGTGAATCTACTAATTGGCACTGAGAACGGCTTAATGCTGCTGGACAGAAGTGGCCAAGGCAAAGTCTATCAATTAATCAGCAGAAGGAGATTCCAACAGATGGAGGTCCTAGAGGGGCAAAACATTCTTGTTACAATCAGTGGTAAAAAGAATCGTGTCAGAGTGTACTACTTGTCGTGGCTCAAGAGCAAAATCCTTCGCACTGATGGCCACAGCGAC cAACAAGTAGAGAGACGCAATGGGTGGATAAACGTCGGCGATCTTCAGGGCGCAGTGCATTTCAAAATAGTTAAATacgagagaataaaatttctggtTATTGCTCTGAAGGATTCCATTGAGATATACGCATGGGCACCAAAACCCTATCACAAATTCATGGCCTTCAAGTCGTTCGGTGAATTGGCTCACAGGCCGTTACTGGTTGACTTGACTGTTGAAGAGGGATCACGTTTGAAAGTCATTTATGGAAGTGCCGATGGATTTCACGCTGTCGACTTGGATTCTGCGACTGTTTATGACATTTATCTTCCCAAACAC ACTCAGGGGCCCATTTGTCCTCACTGTATAGTTGCTTTGCCAAATAGCAACGGCATGCAATTACTTCTTTGTTACGACAATGAAGGGGTTTATGTCAATACCTATGGGAGGGTGTCTAAGACAATGGTACTTCAGTGGGGTGAAATGCCCACTAGTGTTGCGTATATTGGCACTGGACAAATCATGGGCTGGGGTAATAAGGCTATTGAAATAAGGAGTGTCGAGAGTGGCCATCTTGATGGTGTCTTCATGCATAAAAAGGCTCAACGGCTCAAGTTCCTCTGTGAACGTAATGATAAG GTATTTTTCTCATCGGCAAAGGGTGGTTCATCCtgtcaaatttatttcatgacCCTGAACAAACCTGGCATGGCTAACTGGTGA